CCATCTCGGTCAGGAGCTGGTTCACTATCCTGTCTGTGACGCCGCTGTCAAAGCTCTGGCCGCGGACAGGAGCTATGGAGTCTATCTCATCGAAGAACACGACGGCAGGGGCCACCTCCCTGGCCCTCCTGAAGACCTCCCTCACGGCCTTCTCGCTCTCGCCGACCCACTTGCTCAGCAGCTCAGGTCCCCTTATCGCTATGAAGTTGGCCCCGCTCTCCGTCGCCACGGCCTTGGCCAGCAGCGTCTTGCCTGTGCCAGGGGGGCCGTAGAGGAGTATCCCCTTTGGCGGCTCGATGCCCATCTTCTGGAACACCTCTGGGTACTTCAGGGGCCACTCGACGACCTCCCTGAGCTCCTGCTTAACGTTCTCAAGGCCGCCTATGTCGTCCCAGTGGACCTCAGGGACCTCGACGTAGACCTCCCTCATGAGCGTCGGCCTTACGAACTTCATGGCCTCAAGGAAGTGCCTCCGGCCTACCTTCAGGGTCTCAAGTATTTCGCGCCTGATCTCGCCTGGCTTGTTCAGGTCCACCTTGCCGCTCTTCATGAACTCCCTTAGCGAGGCCATAGCCGCCTCCTTGGCGAGGGCCGCCAGGTCGGCGCCCGTGTAGCCCTTGGTCATCTTGGCTATCTCCCTAAGGTCAACGTCCTCAGCTAAGGGCATGTTCCTCGTGTGGACCTGCAGTATCTCGAACCTGCCCTTCTCGTCAGGCGGCCTTATCTCTATCTCCCTGTCGAACCTCCCGGGCCTCCTGAGGGCCGGGTCTATGTCGTCGGGCCTGTTGGTGGCCCCTATGACAATAACCTTTCCCCTCTCCTGGATTCCGTCCATAAGCGTGAGGAGCTGAGCGACCACCCTCTTCTCAACCTCGCCTACAACCTCACTCCTCTTTGGCGCTATGGAGTCTATCTCGTCGATGAATATTATTGCTGGCGCGTTCTCCTGGGCCTCCTTGAACACCTCCCTCAACCTCTCCTCGCTCTCGCCGTAGAACTTGCTCATTATCTCAGGGCCGTTGACGGCTATGAAGTACGCCCCTATTTCATTAGCTAGCGCCTTGGCCAGCAGCGTCTTGCCTGTGCCAGGGGGGCCGTAGAGGAGTATCCCCTTTGGCGGCTCGATGCCAAGCCTCTGGAATATCTCTGGGTGCTTAAGTGGGAGCTCCACGATTTCCCTTATCCTCTCCTTGGCCTCCTCGAGGTCCCCTATGTCCTCCCATGTGACCCTTGTCGACCTGGCCAGGAGGGGGTACTCAGAGCTCTTGACGGGCTCCTGCCTTACCTCGACCTCCGTGTCGTCGGTTATGTAAACAGGGTCCGTAGGTGTTGTCTGAACTACGACGAACGGTATCTCGCCCTGGACCAGCAAGACGTCACCTCTCATGACGGGCTTCCTTATGAACTCGTCCCTTATCTCGTCACCTGATATGACCGCACTTATCGGCACCGCCCCAAAGAACGTCGGCACCGTAGCCTGGTCCAGCGGCGCGACCACAATTATCGAGGCAGGCTTAACGTTGTCAGCCCTTGACACCTCGACCTTATCGCCGATGCCTACTCCTAGGAACTTCCTCATGTAGCCGTCCATCCTTATCTTGTCTGAACCCATGTCATTACTCCTGAGGGGCCAAACAACTGCGACGGTTTCAGCCCTCTGGCCCTTGATCCTCACAAAGTCGCCAGTGCCGACCCCTATCTCTTCCATCTTTGAGGGGTCTATCCTAACTATCTTAACGCCCTGCCTGTCGCTCCTGTAGGCCTCGTCGACCGTGAGCGTCACTGACTGCTTAGACAAGGTCGCTCTCCTAGAACGCACTAGCTTCTAGGCTTAAAATCCGCTTGTCAGGCCAGGTCCTGACATAAGG
The uncultured Acidilobus sp. JCHS genome window above contains:
- a CDS encoding AAA family ATPase, CDC48 subfamily, with the protein product MSKQSVTLTVDEAYRSDRQGVKIVRIDPSKMEEIGVGTGDFVRIKGQRAETVAVVWPLRSNDMGSDKIRMDGYMRKFLGVGIGDKVEVSRADNVKPASIIVVAPLDQATVPTFFGAVPISAVISGDEIRDEFIRKPVMRGDVLLVQGEIPFVVVQTTPTDPVYITDDTEVEVRQEPVKSSEYPLLARSTRVTWEDIGDLEEAKERIREIVELPLKHPEIFQRLGIEPPKGILLYGPPGTGKTLLAKALANEIGAYFIAVNGPEIMSKFYGESEERLREVFKEAQENAPAIIFIDEIDSIAPKRSEVVGEVEKRVVAQLLTLMDGIQERGKVIVIGATNRPDDIDPALRRPGRFDREIEIRPPDEKGRFEILQVHTRNMPLAEDVDLREIAKMTKGYTGADLAALAKEAAMASLREFMKSGKVDLNKPGEIRREILETLKVGRRHFLEAMKFVRPTLMREVYVEVPEVHWDDIGGLENVKQELREVVEWPLKYPEVFQKMGIEPPKGILLYGPPGTGKTLLAKAVATESGANFIAIRGPELLSKWVGESEKAVREVFRRAREVAPAVVFFDEIDSIAPVRGQSFDSGVTDRIVNQLLTEMDGIVPLSNVVVLAATNRPDMLDPALLRPGRFDRVIYVPPPDKEARKQILKIHTKKVPLANDVDLDRLAELTEGYTGADLAALVREAALLKLREKLEPGPVEWRHFEQALKKVRPSLTRDDIARYEQMADRLKKLMYM